A stretch of DNA from Arachis hypogaea cultivar Tifrunner chromosome 19, arahy.Tifrunner.gnm2.J5K5, whole genome shotgun sequence:
atcttttttatctctaatatatcgaacttttttaatgtttaatttaaataaattttattttaacttagaaataaattttaattttatcctttaataatatcaattttttacgatacgtattgatttaattattttttaatcacatctaagtaaattacacttaatcacattactttcattctaaatatttttttttttaattttactcttaaagatttttactcataaaaaaatatttgtaaaataattagtacataaatttgtagaaaaaaaaagagtatggtgcatatacaataaaatataaattatatcttcttttctttttcaaaaatttatatactAGTGATTCTACAAGTATGAATAAAAATCTTGAATTCgtaatataatttattctattaaaattcATTATCATTTTACTTGATTTGGTAATTTTTCTAAGAGTAATCATTTTTATCCCCAACGTTTTTGTCTTATTTAAgttcttaatattttaaaattgtttcaattttgtcccatcgTCAATTTGTTAATAGATCACTAATGATAGGATAAtattgagacaattttaaaacgttagggaattaaatagaaaattttaaatattaaagacaTCTTTAAAATTTATCCACAAAcgttaaaataaaaacaatatttttctttatttttatttataaaaaagttattaaataataagtattatttttatctttaacatttaattttaattttttggattaaCTTTCCATATGTTTTAACTATATTATGGGGTGAACATATGATGTGACATTTTTTATGTTCACATAAGTACATAACTTATACGCCAATCTAGGATTGTCATGTATTAGCGCCATATCAGTATATGATTTTCATGTTAGTATTCCTATATGGCTTTCATGTTAGTATTCCTGTTAACAGTTGAGTGatgatatataattaaaatatatttaaaaataaaattaaaataaattaaatattaaaaatatttttcaattttttataaattttaataacaaaaaatacacTTTATTATTCTTTAATTCTTATTGACCTTACAGTGTTTTAATTTTTCACATTATTTGATACACTTTTGACATTATAGGCAAAAATAgaccattttaattttaaagtttaatagaccaaaattaaaatatgagtAATTCACATTCATAAATTATTTCAGCTTTAAAATTATAGTGTCTTATTATAATTTTCGTTACATGtatatcttaaataattttatataaatcgaaacaattaaattaaatttgatttatactTCTTAGAtgtaaatcaaatcaattaacgTCGGATTTAGGGTGATACATGATAAATCGGATGAATTGGATTTAGGGTGATACATGATTTCGAGTCCAATTCATTCGATTTATTATGTATCACCCAAAATCGATGTCAATTGATTTGATTTACATTGAGGAGGTATAAATTGAGTTCAATTATTTCGATTTACATAGAATCATTCAGGACATACatgtaacaaaaattaaaataagatattagtGTAATTTTGAAGCTGAAATGATTTATGAGCGTGAATTATCCTCAATATAACATttcatttaatatatattagcaTATAATTAATATTCTTATTTGTATGGTGCAAAACTTAGGTGAGAACTCAATAACTGGCTACGAGAGAGTGATGCAAAGCCTCAGTGAATGCTCATTTGTGTTGTTCAAGTCATGCAAGGAAATGGAAGGACCCTACTTAGACTACATAGAAAATCAGTTCAAGAAACCAATTCTATTAACGGGTCCGTTAGTCCCATTAGAGCCATCAAATGACGTTCTTGATGAAAAATGGTCAAAATGGTTGGAAAAATTCCCACCAAAATCTGTGATACTATGCTCATTTGGAAGTGAAACATTTCTCAATGATGAACAAATCAATGAGCTAGCAACTGGGTTAGAACTCACTGAATTGCCATTCATCTTGGTCCTGAATTTCCCGTCAAATCTTAATGCTGAAAATGAGTTACAAAGAGCACTGCCAAAAGGGTTCTTGGAAagggttagagagagaggttTTGTTCACACCGGTTGGTTGCAACAACAACTTTTGTTGAAACATAAAAGTGTTGGATGTTATGTGTGTCATGGTGGATTCAGTTCTGTGATTGAAGCTATGGCCAATGATTGCCAACTTGTGTTGTTGCCTTTCAAAGGTGATCAATTCTTCAATTCTAAGCTCATAGCTATAGATTTGGAAGCAGGGATTCAGGTCAATAGAAGAGATGAAGATGGGTATTTTGGTAAATGTGATATAGCGAAGGCTGTGAAAATTGTCATGGTGGAAGGTGACAAAGATCCAGGGAAGAACATTAGAGAGAATCACATGAAATGGAGGAATTTTCTTTTGAATGAGGGAATTCAGAACAAGTTTATCATAGATCTTGTTGCTCATTTGAAGTCTGTGGCATATGCCTAGGTCTGTTATTTTGATCAAACAATAACCCGAATATTTTTTGAACATCTAAAAATAAGTGTTTTAATTAAGTATTTATTTGTTGTTGAAAATTTATATACagttaattttatgtgaaattcatAACTGAAAgtagttaaataatttgacaaatttgactaaattgtcaTCTAACTACTATCGCGGTCAACTTTAGCTAAAGTTAACTATACCTAAGTTTCTatcttatttgttttttattattttaataaaattgtaaGTTATATTATTGTCTTCATTAAAGTTGATGAGTATCTAAATAAATCCTATAAGGAATTATTAAACAACAAttgttgtgtttttttttcttttggatgAACTATAGATTTGTTTATGGTAGGAAAGTTAAATTTGGTCATTAAAGGACCAACCTTGAAAATACTAAATTAGTGGCTCAGATGCATTCACgtagatttttcttttaaattttggcCCACTAAATTAcaatttacaaaataattttgaTCTGATTTTTAATTTAGTCTAACCCTCTTGATAAAGAAGAAAAAGGTGGTGGTGATAAATCTGAAGTGTTTGATGACaatgatgattaaaaaaaaaaaaaaaacagcaaaatTACTATATTCTGAAACTTTCAATTACTCATTTGAATGGCTGTGTTTGTCATTATTAGCACTTATGTCTAGTTTTGTGGAGCAAGAAATTGAAAAAACTTGAAACTTTCTAGTTTCTAGTGAGGGAAGAGTTTGAGTACAAAGTGGTGATGAGATTGTTGGTGAAGGATAATACCTATAATGTTGATAAGATAGTATTGCTTTCATAGTTGTTCCTCTTTTTTGAGTTTATACCACCTCTCTTTCCATCTTCAATTATcacaaatatttataaaattataggcTTAAATTAAAAGCTTTTTTGTAAAAGACATAATCAAAAACCAACTCCacaaatgattaaaaaaaaagttagaaactATTCTAATCTTTTAAAGAACTAAAATATACTTTTactatgttaaaatttttttataaattatgtcTCGTAAACCACATGGCTcatgaattaaaagagaaatgaTGTCATTTTAATAGTTAGAATGTCTAAAATAGTTGACACACTATTAAAACgacatcttttttattttgattgagaaaaaaaaaaatccctattattttattattgtctaGAATAATAAGAGAGTGCCAAGCTATCAACTCATCATTCTATTTACTAAATGTCTGTTTACAAAACTTCAAAAGctatctttttttgttttaggCCCAATTTAggtaaataacttaattaatttccttttaaaaaaataggttaaataataaatgtttatattagaaataagggcaatttacataaataaaatgattGAAGGAAACCTTTACGCAATACAACATTGGCAAACTCCAGACGTAAATGCAACAAACGCAATTGTATATAATTCGCGACACCCTCTAGCGGAACTTAAATACACGTAATCTGCTACACCCTGTCGCGGATTACGTTGAGAACTTAAATactcataaaccgctacaccctgtagcggtttatgatCATATGGGCCCGAAGCCTATTCCGCTACACCCTCTAGAGGATTATGAAGAGAGTGGAAGCTTTGGAACATATTCATGAATACCAGTCTAATAGTAACAACCCGTGATGCAAAATGTATGAAGTTATACAAATATACTCTTCATAAGCAATAAGCCGTAGAAATATAATAGCCACCAGGCATTAACACTAACACAGAATAAATTACTACATAAGTCATACAAATGTAATAGTCATACAACAATTAATAgttaaaggaaataaaaatgtcataagtcaTACAAATAGGCCGGAACTAACACTAACACTAACACACCAAAGGCACTAACACTAACACCCAAAAATGCAAATTGCTAcatgagaaaataaaattaaaaaaactagaaGCACAAAGACTACAAGTTCTACGAACTACTCGCGACGGTGGAGCCTCTCTGGGGGCAAGATCTACGCATGTGCCCAGGCTGTCTGCAGAGCCCGCATCGCTTCGGTCGGTTAGGGTTGGCCTCATCCATGTTGTTTCGGATTCTAGTAGACCTCGGTTGCCCATCACGACAACGCCTCAAGCTAGGATCTGGAATAACGGTCGGACCGTCATAAGGTGGCCAAAGTCTCTCTGGTACTGGCGGCACAAAACCCATTTGGTACACCCTGAACACCTTCTACATGGTGTAGACTTTGTCGACATAGATAAACCAGTCAGCCCGTGACTGGGCACAACATGCAATCACATGGCAACATGGATAATGGAGAGCCTGAAAGTATCCACAGTCGCATATACGATCATGAAGGGAAATTCAGTACGTCCCAAGCGAAAAGCTCCCGGTCGGTGTCGTCTCGGCAACGGTGTATTCTGACTGGTGTCTATCGAATAGGGTGACAGTGAAGCACCTGGAGTCTCTCAAGTTGCGCTCCATCGCCTTCATAAAAGACTGGCAAAACTTGGCACCGCTGGCCAACTGAGCCTCTGCCGTTTATCCATGAATCCCAAACAACTCCGCTAGCGACCATATGTGGACTTCACAAGGGCGATAACTGGAAGATTCCGTGTACCCTTCAAAAAAGAATTAACACACTCATATATATTagtcgtcatgtgaccgaatcgCCTGCCACCATTCTGGTGCTGAGTCCACTTATCGTATTCTATTCTGTTCGCCCAATCACACATTGCCGGATTCTCAGTCCGCATTATATCAAACCAATAGTAAAACTCTGCCTCA
This window harbors:
- the LOC112779780 gene encoding UDP-glycosyltransferase 79A6 gives rise to the protein MSNDEVHIVMFPFLAFGHISPFVQLSNKLFSQTRIRITFFSASSNIPRIRSTLNLNPSIEIVPLHFPNHHDNKTVTSTAELPPHLAENLVHALDLTQTHVRSLLSQLKPHFVFFDFAQNWLPKLASELGIKSVHFSVYSAISDSYITVPSRFASLEDGKTITFQDLMKPPPGYPQSSNLFLNEFEAKDFMFLFKRFGENSITGYERVMQSLSECSFVLFKSCKEMEGPYLDYIENQFKKPILLTGPLVPLEPSNDVLDEKWSKWLEKFPPKSVILCSFGSETFLNDEQINELATGLELTELPFILVLNFPSNLNAENELQRALPKGFLERVRERGFVHTGWLQQQLLLKHKSVGCYVCHGGFSSVIEAMANDCQLVLLPFKGDQFFNSKLIAIDLEAGIQVNRRDEDGYFGKCDIAKAVKIVMVEGDKDPGKNIRENHMKWRNFLLNEGIQNKFIIDLVAHLKSVAYA